In Cetobacterium somerae ATCC BAA-474, a genomic segment contains:
- a CDS encoding nitrite reductase — MGNFGGNLQKIKNGKKTYGITPHIPGGFVTPNTLIKIAEVAKKYKGVLKITSGQRILITNLKEEDLASVWNELEMEPAVKTQNSVKNVEICPANFCKRSKYPTIGLGMKISNDFHGMELPCRTKIAVVGCRNACTSAYSKDIGVIVDMDGKLFITVGGSAGFNPRNADILIKNLSENEAYLLVKTVLEYYNENAQMGEKLGHFIDRITIDKFRSDIIKEKKLKEEKNDN, encoded by the coding sequence GTGGGAAATTTTGGAGGAAATTTACAAAAGATTAAGAATGGTAAAAAAACATATGGAATAACACCCCATATTCCAGGAGGATTTGTAACACCAAATACACTAATAAAAATAGCAGAAGTTGCTAAAAAATATAAAGGTGTTTTAAAAATTACATCGGGACAAAGAATTTTAATAACAAATTTGAAAGAAGAAGACTTAGCTAGTGTTTGGAACGAGTTAGAAATGGAACCAGCTGTAAAAACCCAAAATTCTGTAAAAAATGTAGAAATTTGTCCTGCAAATTTTTGCAAAAGATCAAAATATCCTACAATAGGTTTAGGTATGAAAATTAGTAATGATTTTCATGGAATGGAACTTCCATGTAGAACTAAAATAGCAGTAGTTGGATGTAGAAACGCATGTACAAGTGCTTATTCTAAAGATATTGGTGTTATTGTAGATATGGATGGGAAACTTTTTATTACAGTTGGTGGAAGTGCAGGTTTTAATCCTAGAAATGCAGATATTTTAATTAAAAATCTTTCTGAAAATGAAGCGTACCTTTTAGTAAAAACTGTATTGGAGTATTATAATGAAAATGCTCAAATGGGAGAAAAGTTAGGTCATTTTATAGATAGAATAACAATAGATAAGTTTAGAAGTGATATTATAAAAGAAAAAAAATTAAAGGAGGAAAAAAATGATAACTAA
- the dhaM gene encoding dihydroxyacetone kinase phosphoryl donor subunit DhaM — protein MLGFVIVSHSKRLADEVIELCNEMKKYNFPVVNGSGTDEDYLGSNPLIIAEAIKKAYIKGGVAIFGDLGSSILNAELALEFLDEDYDKEKIKIMDAPLVEGVLMGMAINDDKLTLKELEDELKELKFLSKI, from the coding sequence ATGTTAGGTTTCGTAATTGTTTCTCATAGTAAACGTTTAGCTGATGAAGTTATCGAACTTTGTAATGAAATGAAAAAATATAACTTTCCTGTAGTAAATGGAAGTGGAACAGATGAAGATTATCTAGGATCAAATCCTTTAATTATAGCGGAAGCCATAAAAAAAGCATATATAAAAGGAGGAGTTGCTATTTTTGGTGATTTAGGAAGTTCAATATTAAATGCAGAGTTGGCGTTAGAATTTTTAGATGAGGATTATGATAAAGAAAAAATAAAAATAATGGATGCTCCTTTAGTTGAAGGTGTATTAATGGGAATGGCGATAAATGATGATAAATTAACTTTAAAAGAGTTAGAAGATGAATTAAAAGAGTTAAAGTTTTTAAGTAAGATATAG
- the dhaL gene encoding dihydroxyacetone kinase subunit DhaL, whose translation MELITLIDKIADRIYENKDYLSELDREIGDSDHGVNLSRGFQKIKDESEILKSLNYSDCFNKMAMILISNVGGASGAIYGTGLMKVAQTLKGVDILDRNNIVKAAEAMVEGIKMRGKAQCGEKTMLDTIVPVVEVLKNNKEDSLDALLKKIQITAKDGMESTENMLATKGRASYLGARSIGHIDPGAMSSYLIIDTICKNLK comes from the coding sequence ATGGAATTAATAACTTTAATAGATAAAATAGCAGATAGAATATATGAAAATAAAGATTATTTAAGTGAATTAGATAGAGAAATTGGTGATAGTGATCATGGTGTAAATCTATCTAGAGGTTTTCAAAAAATTAAAGATGAAAGTGAAATATTAAAAAGCCTTAATTATTCAGATTGTTTCAATAAAATGGCAATGATACTAATATCTAATGTAGGTGGAGCATCAGGAGCAATATATGGAACTGGATTAATGAAAGTAGCTCAAACTTTAAAGGGAGTTGATATATTAGATAGGAATAACATAGTAAAAGCAGCTGAAGCAATGGTAGAAGGGATAAAAATGAGAGGGAAGGCTCAGTGTGGCGAGAAAACAATGCTAGATACAATAGTACCAGTAGTTGAGGTATTAAAAAATAATAAAGAAGATTCTTTAGATGCATTATTAAAAAAAATTCAAATAACAGCAAAAGATGGAATGGAATCAACTGAAAATATGTTAGCAACAAAAGGAAGAGCGAGCTACCTAGGAGCAAGGAGTATTGGTCACATAGATCCAGGAGCAATGTCTTCATATTTAATTATTGATACAATCTGTAAAAATTTAAAGTAG
- the dhaK gene encoding dihydroxyacetone kinase subunit DhaK: MKKLINKKENIVKEMIDGMIKAFPNSIESVKDLPIIVRKEKKNKKVALISGGGSGHEPAHAGFVGYGMLDAAVAGEIFTSPSADKVYEAIKAVDSGAGVLLIIKNYSGDVMNFEMAAEMAEMEGIKVGKVIVDDDIAVENSTYTVGRRGIAGTVFVHKILGAAAEAGYSLENLEKLGKVVVENIKTMGMSLKSCMVFTTEKNSFDLAEDEVEIGLGIHGEPGTHREKFVDANTHVDHLLEKILKESKIENEKVAVLINGLGETTLIELFIVNNRVTDILKEKNIIIEKTLVGNYMTSLDMGGFSITILKLNDEIEKLLNAKSDTVALKTF; encoded by the coding sequence ATGAAGAAACTTATCAATAAAAAAGAAAATATCGTAAAAGAGATGATTGATGGAATGATAAAGGCATTTCCAAATAGTATTGAAAGTGTAAAAGATTTGCCAATTATTGTGAGAAAAGAAAAGAAAAACAAAAAGGTAGCTTTAATTAGTGGAGGAGGAAGTGGTCATGAACCAGCTCATGCAGGATTTGTAGGATATGGGATGTTAGACGCGGCAGTAGCTGGAGAGATATTTACTTCTCCTAGTGCTGATAAGGTTTATGAAGCAATAAAAGCAGTTGACTCAGGTGCAGGGGTTCTTCTTATAATTAAAAATTATAGTGGAGATGTAATGAATTTTGAGATGGCTGCAGAAATGGCAGAAATGGAAGGAATAAAAGTAGGGAAGGTAATTGTTGACGATGATATAGCAGTAGAAAATAGTACATATACAGTTGGTAGAAGAGGAATTGCAGGAACTGTATTTGTACATAAAATTTTAGGAGCAGCAGCAGAGGCTGGATATTCTTTGGAAAATCTTGAAAAACTTGGAAAAGTTGTTGTAGAAAATATAAAAACAATGGGAATGTCTTTGAAGTCGTGTATGGTATTTACTACTGAAAAAAATAGTTTTGATTTAGCGGAAGATGAAGTTGAAATTGGATTAGGAATACATGGAGAACCTGGGACGCATAGAGAAAAGTTTGTAGATGCAAATACACATGTAGATCATCTTTTAGAAAAAATATTGAAAGAGTCTAAAATAGAGAATGAGAAAGTGGCGGTTTTGATAAATGGATTAGGAGAAACCACTTTAATAGAACTATTTATAGTTAATAATAGAGTTACAGATATTTTAAAGGAAAAAAATATTATCATAGAAAAAACTTTAGTAGGAAATTATATGACATCTTTAGATATGGGAGGATTTTCAATTACAATATTAAAACTTAATGATGAAATTGAAAAATTATTAAATGCTAAATCTGATACTGTGGCGTTAAAAACATTCTAG
- a CDS encoding ABC transporter ATP-binding protein, giving the protein MAEVVLKKVEKQYPNGFKAVHGIDLNIKDGEFMVFVGPSGCAKSTTLRMVAGLEEITGGEIYIGEKLVNDLPPKDRGIAMVFQNYALYPHMTVYDNMAFGLKMAKVPKNEIDKRVKEAAEKLEITDLLDRKPKEMSGGQRQRVAVGRAIVRKPEVFLFDEPLSNLDAKLRVSMRVRITQLHKQLKEEGQNATMIYVTHDQVEAMTMGDRICVLNYGKIMQVDTPLNLYNTPANKFVAGFIGSPAMNIVKASLISKENKLFVKLTNGDELELPKEKAEKVKGHVGKDVWFGIRPENVGNKNTAKPGDSSLVGKVNIVEQMGNEEFIYFFIGDAQYTARIPAEKSTGANFNQQENFYFEMDKCHLFDIETEKNITI; this is encoded by the coding sequence ATGGCAGAAGTAGTACTAAAAAAAGTAGAAAAACAGTATCCTAATGGATTTAAGGCAGTTCATGGTATCGACCTTAATATTAAAGATGGAGAGTTCATGGTATTTGTAGGACCATCTGGTTGTGCAAAATCAACTACTCTTAGAATGGTTGCAGGTTTAGAAGAGATTACAGGTGGAGAAATCTATATAGGAGAGAAGCTAGTTAATGACTTACCTCCAAAAGATAGAGGAATCGCAATGGTTTTCCAAAACTATGCTCTATATCCACATATGACAGTTTATGATAACATGGCATTTGGACTTAAAATGGCAAAAGTTCCTAAAAATGAGATTGATAAAAGAGTTAAAGAGGCAGCTGAGAAACTTGAGATTACAGATCTTTTAGATAGAAAACCTAAAGAGATGTCTGGAGGACAAAGACAAAGGGTTGCTGTAGGAAGAGCTATTGTAAGAAAGCCAGAAGTATTTTTATTTGATGAACCACTATCAAACTTAGATGCAAAATTAAGAGTTTCTATGAGAGTAAGAATAACTCAACTTCATAAGCAATTAAAAGAAGAAGGTCAAAATGCAACAATGATTTACGTAACACATGATCAGGTTGAAGCTATGACAATGGGAGATAGAATTTGTGTATTAAATTATGGAAAAATTATGCAAGTTGATACACCATTAAATCTATATAATACTCCGGCAAATAAATTCGTAGCAGGATTTATTGGTTCGCCAGCAATGAATATTGTGAAGGCATCTTTAATATCAAAAGAAAACAAATTATTTGTAAAATTAACTAATGGGGATGAATTAGAGTTACCAAAGGAAAAAGCTGAAAAAGTAAAAGGACACGTAGGGAAAGATGTATGGTTTGGAATAAGACCAGAAAATGTAGGAAATAAAAATACAGCAAAACCTGGTGATTCATCATTAGTAGGAAAAGTAAATATAGTAGAGCAAATGGGTAATGAAGAGTTTATCTATTTCTTTATAGGAGATGCACAATATACAGCAAGAATTCCAGCAGAGAAATCTACAGGAGCAAACTTTAATCAACAAGAAAATTTCTATTTCGAAATGGATAAGTGTCATTTATTTGATATAGAAACAGAAAAAAATATAACAATTTAA
- a CDS encoding ROK family transcriptional regulator, translating into MDFTQSQLRILEMIKNKNKISRKRIAEELELTPAAITKSIEPLLQCGIVLEVSQRESTGGRRAIDLSLNKYWVGKILGISLTPTSLVISVGNVAGEIVKTKSYKISEDKELIDYLETIIEKELEEEKGIKVISMAITGLINSEKGVIIFSPHYKRKKIDIRDRIEKRFNLPTLIENDVRAMALTEKYFGGAQDSENYVVLNVSEGIGSSIFVNGNLLSGHGFISGEIGHVVMDRSSLRRCSCGKRGCLEAEASNKAIINRLVSMIKLNNYSSLKEKLNTKGTIGILDVLQGVKERDFLSTKVSTEAMVIIAHSIDMIISLINPEKIILVGELFKENLLLNTLKLELQKVTLEEQKYDLIVSNMLDEMHTYNPISVVRHNLFKKNMWRDEV; encoded by the coding sequence ATGGATTTTACACAATCTCAACTAAGAATATTAGAGATGATTAAAAATAAAAATAAAATATCAAGAAAAAGGATAGCAGAGGAGTTAGAGTTGACACCAGCAGCTATAACAAAATCGATTGAACCTTTATTACAATGTGGGATAGTTTTAGAGGTGTCTCAAAGAGAATCAACTGGTGGGAGAAGAGCGATAGATTTATCTTTGAATAAATATTGGGTAGGAAAAATTTTGGGAATATCATTAACTCCTACATCGTTGGTAATATCAGTTGGAAATGTAGCTGGGGAAATAGTTAAAACAAAAAGTTATAAAATATCAGAAGATAAAGAGTTAATAGATTATTTAGAAACAATTATTGAAAAAGAATTAGAAGAGGAAAAAGGAATAAAAGTTATATCGATGGCAATAACTGGACTTATAAACTCAGAGAAGGGAGTTATTATATTTTCTCCTCACTATAAAAGAAAAAAAATCGATATAAGAGATAGAATTGAAAAAAGATTTAATTTACCTACTCTGATAGAAAATGATGTTAGAGCTATGGCATTAACAGAAAAATATTTTGGTGGAGCTCAAGATAGTGAAAATTATGTAGTTTTAAATGTTTCAGAGGGAATTGGAAGTTCAATATTTGTAAATGGGAATTTATTATCAGGCCACGGATTTATTTCTGGAGAGATTGGTCATGTAGTTATGGATAGAAGTAGTTTAAGAAGATGTTCTTGTGGAAAAAGAGGGTGTTTAGAAGCTGAGGCTTCAAATAAAGCGATAATAAATAGACTTGTTTCTATGATTAAATTAAATAACTATAGTTCATTAAAAGAAAAATTAAATACCAAAGGAACAATTGGGATTCTAGATGTATTACAAGGAGTTAAAGAGAGAGATTTTTTAAGTACAAAGGTTAGCACAGAAGCTATGGTTATAATTGCTCACAGTATAGATATGATAATCTCTTTAATAAATCCAGAAAAAATAATTTTAGTAGGTGAATTATTTAAAGAAAATTTACTTTTAAATACTTTGAAATTAGAATTACAAAAAGTTACTTTAGAGGAACAAAAATATGATTTAATAGTTTCAAATATGTTAGATGAAATGCATACTTATAACCCAATATCGGTTGTAAGACATAATTTATTTAAAAAAAATATGTGGAGGGATGAGGTTTGA
- a CDS encoding galactokinase: MELINNLVKNFKKEFKKDDKTSVEVFFAPGRVNLIGEHIDYNGGKVFPCALDFGTYAVVTKREDNIFRMSSENFKDLGIIEFSLDSLIYDKKDDWANYPKGVVKTFLDSGFNINSGFDVLFFGNIPNGAGLSSSASIEVLTSVILKSLFNLDINMVDMVKLSQKTENEFIGVNCGIMDQFSIGMGKKDHAILLDCNTLEYSYAPFILNNASIIIANTNKRRGLGESKYNERRASCENALKDLKDNGININALCDMDSEKFENTKHFIKSEEAIPRVRHAVTENERVLKAMKCLKDGDILTFGKLMNDSHKSLKDDYEVTGLELDSLVEAAWEEEGTIGSRMTGAGFGGCTVSLVKNDCIEKFIENVGKKYKEKTGLEATFYIGNPGDGAKKLGDF; encoded by the coding sequence ATGGAACTTATCAATAACTTAGTAAAAAATTTTAAAAAAGAATTTAAAAAAGATGATAAAACTTCAGTTGAAGTTTTCTTTGCACCTGGTAGAGTTAATTTAATTGGAGAACATATTGATTACAACGGTGGTAAAGTTTTTCCATGTGCATTAGACTTTGGTACTTATGCTGTTGTAACTAAGAGAGAGGATAACATTTTTAGAATGTCTTCTGAAAATTTTAAAGATTTAGGAATTATTGAATTTTCTTTAGATTCTTTAATATATGACAAAAAAGATGATTGGGCTAATTATCCAAAAGGTGTTGTAAAAACTTTTTTAGATTCTGGGTTTAATATAAATAGTGGATTTGATGTTTTATTCTTTGGAAATATTCCAAATGGTGCAGGTTTATCATCTTCTGCTTCTATTGAAGTTTTAACATCAGTTATCCTTAAATCTCTATTTAATTTAGATATTAATATGGTTGATATGGTTAAATTAAGTCAAAAAACAGAGAACGAATTTATTGGTGTTAATTGTGGAATTATGGATCAATTTTCTATTGGAATGGGTAAGAAAGATCACGCTATACTTTTAGACTGTAATACACTTGAGTATTCTTATGCTCCATTTATTTTAAATAATGCGTCTATTATTATTGCAAATACAAATAAAAGAAGAGGTCTTGGTGAATCTAAATATAATGAAAGAAGAGCTTCTTGTGAAAACGCACTAAAAGATTTAAAAGATAATGGTATTAACATTAATGCTCTTTGTGATATGGATTCAGAAAAATTTGAAAATACAAAACATTTTATAAAGTCTGAAGAAGCTATACCTAGAGTTAGACATGCTGTTACTGAAAATGAAAGAGTTTTAAAAGCTATGAAATGTTTAAAAGACGGAGATATCTTAACTTTTGGAAAACTTATGAATGATTCTCACAAATCTTTAAAAGATGATTATGAAGTTACTGGTCTTGAACTTGATAGCTTAGTTGAAGCAGCTTGGGAAGAAGAGGGAACTATCGGTTCTAGAATGACAGGTGCAGGATTTGGTGGTTGTACTGTTTCTTTAGTTAAAAATGATTGTATTGAAAAATTTATTGAAAATGTTGGTAAAAAATACAAGGAAAAAACAGGGCTAGAAGCAACATTCTATATTGGTAATCCAGGAGATGGAGCTAAAAAGTTAGGTGATTTTTAA
- the galT gene encoding UDP-glucose--hexose-1-phosphate uridylyltransferase, with the protein MINSLIQELLNYGLQKKLIDSCEEIYSRNLLLDVLNLKEWKKEEPKTGRDLEIILLDICHWAIENSLINDSPSEMELLDTKLMNCITPRPKEVINKFNNDFKISPEKATANYYEFSKNTNYIRDARIKRNLHWFSNTPYGDLEITINLAKPEKDPKDIEREKNMPKSSYPSCLLCLDNVGYSGRLNHPARQTHRVIPMNLKSENWYFQFSPYVYYNEHSIVFCEDHRPMKMGKDTFDRLLEFIEIFPHYCIGSNADLPIVGGSILSHDHYQAGKHTFPMEKAPIENKFQMKDFPEVSCGTIKWPMSVIRISSKNKETLSEAAEYIFEKWKNYSDETVDIIAYSEGIPHNTVTPIARKVGDEYQIDLALRNNITSDEHPMGIFHPHSEVHNIKKENIGLIEVMGLAILPGRLQEEMILLEKELQNPNWQITLKENPTLGKHYDWIKNIVSKRDNIVTLDILKEEIGKTFSTVLEHAGVFKRDDTGKKAFKNFTDTL; encoded by the coding sequence ATGATTAACTCTTTAATACAAGAACTGTTAAACTACGGATTACAAAAAAAACTAATCGATTCATGTGAAGAGATTTACTCTAGAAATCTTTTACTCGATGTTTTAAATTTAAAAGAGTGGAAAAAAGAAGAACCTAAAACAGGAAGAGATCTTGAAATTATACTTCTAGATATTTGTCATTGGGCTATTGAAAATAGTTTGATTAATGATTCTCCATCTGAAATGGAACTTTTAGATACTAAATTAATGAATTGTATCACTCCAAGACCGAAAGAAGTTATTAATAAGTTCAATAATGATTTTAAAATTTCACCTGAAAAAGCAACAGCTAACTACTATGAATTCTCAAAAAATACCAATTATATTAGAGATGCTCGAATTAAAAGAAATTTACATTGGTTTTCGAATACTCCCTACGGCGATTTAGAAATAACTATTAATTTGGCTAAACCTGAAAAAGATCCTAAAGATATTGAAAGAGAAAAAAATATGCCTAAGTCTTCTTATCCTAGTTGTCTTTTGTGTTTAGACAATGTGGGATATAGTGGAAGATTAAATCATCCAGCTAGACAAACACATAGAGTTATTCCTATGAATTTAAAGTCTGAAAATTGGTATTTTCAATTTTCTCCATATGTTTATTATAATGAACACTCTATAGTTTTTTGTGAAGATCACAGACCTATGAAAATGGGCAAAGATACTTTTGATAGACTTTTAGAATTTATTGAAATCTTTCCACATTATTGTATTGGTTCTAATGCTGATTTACCTATAGTTGGGGGATCAATTTTATCTCATGATCATTACCAAGCTGGAAAGCATACATTCCCTATGGAGAAAGCTCCAATCGAAAATAAATTTCAAATGAAAGATTTTCCTGAAGTTAGTTGCGGAACCATTAAATGGCCTATGTCTGTTATTAGAATATCTTCAAAAAATAAGGAAACTCTATCTGAAGCAGCTGAATATATTTTTGAAAAATGGAAAAATTATAGTGATGAAACTGTTGATATTATAGCTTATTCTGAAGGTATTCCTCACAATACCGTTACTCCTATTGCTAGAAAAGTAGGCGATGAATATCAAATAGATTTAGCTTTAAGAAATAATATAACCTCTGATGAACACCCTATGGGAATATTCCATCCTCATTCTGAAGTTCACAATATAAAAAAAGAAAATATAGGACTTATTGAAGTTATGGGACTTGCTATTTTACCTGGAAGACTTCAAGAAGAAATGATTCTTTTAGAAAAAGAATTACAAAATCCAAATTGGCAAATTACTTTAAAAGAGAATCCTACTCTTGGTAAACATTATGATTGGATTAAAAATATAGTGTCAAAAAGAGACAATATTGTAACATTAGATATTTTAAAAGAAGAGATAGGAAAAACTTTCTCTACAGTTTTAGAGCATGCTGGGGTCTTCAAAAGAGATGATACTGGAAAAAAAGCTTTTAAAAACTTCACAGACACATTATAA
- a CDS encoding GIY-YIG nuclease family protein, with translation MNNSNKKWYVYILRCENNSLYTGITTDVTKRFQQHISGKGAKYTKIYKPTKIEVVFIKENRSEASKEEIRIKKLTKLEKERLCKNTFNDILKTNN, from the coding sequence ATGAATAATTCAAATAAAAAATGGTACGTTTATATTTTAAGATGTGAAAACAACTCTTTATATACGGGTATTACAACAGATGTTACAAAGCGATTTCAACAACATATTAGTGGAAAAGGAGCTAAATATACAAAAATTTATAAACCTACAAAAATTGAGGTTGTTTTTATTAAAGAAAATAGATCTGAAGCATCTAAAGAGGAGATTCGAATTAAAAAACTAACTAAGTTAGAAAAAGAGAGATTGTGTAAAAATACATTTAATGATATACTCAAAACAAATAATTAA
- a CDS encoding sulfite exporter TauE/SafE family protein, protein MLETFFSEISLINFMFLASACFCAAFVDAIAGGGGLISLPAFLAAGLDPHMALGTNKLAAFFSSSGSAFKFARSGKINWDLIKYLIPFSFIGAILGVKAVILIDSKYLYPIAFFLLVFVLIYTLKNKNLGSHDNFQGVNSKNLKLGILMAFSLGFYDGFFGPGTGSFIIFGFIEIFKLDFIRASGNSKFLNLASNIASVITFIYYGKIAYMYALTVGVVMLIGANVGAKVAVTRGTKFIRPVFLVITTIVTAKMAITFLQQL, encoded by the coding sequence ATGTTGGAAACCTTTTTTTCAGAGATTTCTTTAATTAACTTTATGTTTTTAGCTTCAGCTTGCTTCTGTGCAGCATTTGTTGATGCTATTGCTGGTGGGGGTGGACTAATTAGCTTACCAGCTTTTTTAGCTGCAGGATTAGATCCTCATATGGCACTTGGAACAAATAAACTAGCAGCTTTTTTTTCAAGTAGTGGTAGTGCTTTTAAATTTGCTCGTTCTGGAAAAATAAATTGGGATTTAATTAAATATCTAATTCCTTTTTCTTTTATTGGAGCTATTTTAGGAGTTAAAGCGGTTATTTTGATTGATTCAAAATATTTATATCCTATTGCATTCTTTTTACTAGTTTTTGTTCTTATTTATACTTTAAAAAATAAAAATTTAGGTAGCCATGATAATTTTCAAGGCGTAAATTCAAAAAATTTAAAACTTGGAATCTTAATGGCATTTTCTCTTGGATTTTATGATGGGTTCTTTGGTCCTGGAACAGGTTCATTTATAATATTTGGATTTATTGAAATTTTTAAATTAGATTTCATCAGAGCAAGTGGAAATTCAAAATTTTTAAATTTAGCTAGTAATATTGCTAGTGTTATAACATTTATATACTATGGAAAAATTGCTTATATGTATGCCCTTACAGTTGGAGTTGTAATGCTAATTGGAGCTAATGTTGGTGCAAAAGTCGCTGTTACAAGAGGTACAAAGTTCATAAGACCTGTTTTTCTTGTTATAACAACTATTGTTACTGCTAAAATGGCTATAACTTTTTTACAACAACTATAA
- a CDS encoding M42 family metallopeptidase, which yields MKLDLNYTLQFTQEILAIPSPAGYTEKAMNRIAKELEKLGFKYSYSKKGCLIVKIEGEDSTYTRLLSAHVDTLGAVVKKVKSNGRLELINIGGYAWGSVEGENVIIHTLDDKEYEGTLLPIKASVHVYGDIPREMPRIAENMEVRLDEEVYSESDTRALGICQGDFVSYYTKTKITESGYIKSRYLDDKLCVAQVLAYLKYLKDNNKKPNNNLYVYFSNFEEVGHGVSEIPKDVDEFVALDIGLVADDAHGDEKKVSIAARDNKTVYDLKIRKKLQEAADKNGIHYTVGVYNRYGSDATASILQGADLRYACIGPNVDATHHYERTHVDGIVETIKLLIAYF from the coding sequence ATGAAGTTAGATTTAAATTACACACTGCAATTTACACAAGAAATTTTAGCTATTCCAAGTCCAGCTGGTTATACAGAAAAAGCTATGAATAGAATAGCTAAGGAATTGGAAAAGTTAGGATTTAAATATAGTTACAGTAAAAAAGGGTGTTTAATTGTGAAAATAGAAGGGGAAGATTCTACTTATACAAGATTATTATCAGCTCATGTTGATACACTAGGCGCTGTAGTAAAAAAAGTAAAAAGTAATGGTCGTTTAGAGCTTATAAATATCGGAGGATATGCTTGGGGATCTGTAGAAGGAGAAAATGTTATTATTCATACTTTAGATGATAAAGAATACGAAGGAACATTATTACCTATTAAAGCATCAGTTCATGTATATGGAGATATTCCAAGAGAAATGCCAAGGATAGCTGAAAATATGGAAGTTAGATTAGATGAAGAGGTATACTCTGAAAGTGATACGAGAGCTCTTGGAATTTGCCAAGGAGATTTTGTAAGTTATTATACTAAAACTAAAATAACAGAATCAGGATACATAAAATCAAGATACTTAGATGACAAGCTTTGTGTAGCTCAAGTATTAGCTTATCTAAAATATTTAAAAGATAATAATAAAAAACCAAATAATAATTTATATGTTTATTTTTCAAATTTTGAAGAGGTAGGGCATGGAGTATCAGAAATACCAAAAGATGTAGATGAGTTTGTAGCATTAGATATTGGACTTGTAGCTGATGATGCTCACGGTGATGAGAAAAAAGTTAGTATTGCTGCAAGAGATAATAAAACAGTTTATGATTTAAAAATAAGAAAAAAATTACAAGAGGCAGCTGATAAAAATGGTATCCATTATACAGTAGGTGTTTATAATAGATATGGATCAGATGCTACAGCATCAATTCTTCAAGGTGCAGATTTAAGATATGCTTGTATAGGACCAAATGTTGATGCAACGCATCACTATGAAAGAACTCATGTAGATGGGATAGTAGAAACTATAAAACTGTTAATAGCATACTTTTAA